The Candidatus Paracaedimonas acanthamoebae genomic interval ATTCGCTCAAAAAAGAGCGTTAAAAAGAACTCTTAAGAGTTTGCTAGACTCTCTTAATTTTAAAGGACGGAAGGAGAGGAATTATTGAAGAAGATTGAAGGCTTTTTAAAGGCCTTCAAGGAAGAAAACATCATCTCTGACCATCTACTTATAGACTATCACAAAACGATACATTTTTCAAGAAAATTCTCCTCAAAAATTTAGAATAAAAATGTTTAAAATCAATAAGTTAATAAGGTAATTTTCCCTTAAAAAATTCTTTTCTGACTCTCTTTAAAAACTTTCAATTTGGTAAATTTAAAGATTCTATTTGACCTTATAATACCATGTAGATACAATGAGTTATTAACTTTTATATTGGGAGAAGAGAAGCATGCCAGAAAAAACTCTTACGCGCGCTGAAATTAGTGATGCAATTGCTGAGAATGTCGGCTTTCCTCGCCATCGCTCCATGGAGCTTCTTGAGCAAATTCTGGAACAAATGATTGTTGGCCTCGTAAAAGAGGGCGAACTTAAGCTTTCCTCATTTGGAAGCTTTAATGTACGTCAGAAAAATAACCGCATTGGACGCAATCCGAAAACGGGCAAAGAAGTGATGATCACGCCGCGTAAGACTATTTCCTTTCGTGCTTCTCATATCCTTAAAGATGGCGTTGCGAAGTAATCAACTCAAACTATTATTCAAAAAAGGCTGGTTGTTTATTCATTTAGATGGTTAATAACCGGCCTTTTTAATTTCCGTTTTTTTTCTTATTGATGATAAAATGTCAAAATGGTAATTATTTATAATCTTTTGTAACTTAAGGCTTCCCATCAATGCGAAAAATACTCCCCTTTCTTTTTGTTCTAGCATTTTGTTTTTCTTCCCTCGCTAAAGCCTCGTCTCAAGAAATTTTGGAAGACAGAAAAACTGAACAAAATACTTCTTATTGGAAAGGGCAAATTAAACGCCTCAGCTATGGGGCTCTTGCGCTTGGCGCTTCTTATGCAGCCTCTTCGCTCACAGAAATCGAAGAGATTCCCCATACCTTAAGTATGATAGGGGCCTATTATATCTCTACAAGTCTTATGACCTTTGTCCGCGAGGGTCTTAACTGGTATGGTGAATCGGTCGCGAAGGCACAACACACACCTGCCGGTAAAGGGAAAAGACTTACCTCGCAACAGTCCCAAAAACTCGACCAAACCATGCAAGAAAAAAAGCGAGTATTTGGTGTCTTTTTAAGACAATCTCAAAACCTTATTAACGCGACCTTAAAGTTAAGCGCGCTTTACATCCATTTCCATCATACTGACTCAATTGACATCGTAAATACTACTCTACTTGCAAGCCTCCTAGGAGGTCTTATTTACAATTTAAATGAGCTAAGATACACGCATACGATAGGACAAGCACGTCGTGATATTCCTATCTTAGGGATTCTTGATGGATATTGTGAAAGCCTGCTCGCCCATAAGCTTTTTTCTGACTGGAGCAATCGACCAAAAGCGCAATGGTATCACCAAGATTTTCAAGTTTCTCCAGAGTATATTCTTACTAAAAGTACGCCAATTTTTCCCTCTGAATGGGCATTTCATCGCCTTCTTCAAATCCATGGTGATGTTCAAATAGTTGGAAACATTTTTCAGATCTTCCGCAATACTATTCATAGTTTTCATTCCT includes:
- a CDS encoding integration host factor subunit alpha, whose product is MPEKTLTRAEISDAIAENVGFPRHRSMELLEQILEQMIVGLVKEGELKLSSFGSFNVRQKNNRIGRNPKTGKEVMITPRKTISFRASHILKDGVAK